In Triticum aestivum cultivar Chinese Spring chromosome 5B, IWGSC CS RefSeq v2.1, whole genome shotgun sequence, the following proteins share a genomic window:
- the LOC123111799 gene encoding zinc finger CCCH domain-containing protein 59: protein MAAAPSPAPPRILLAGDAHGRLHQLFKRVKSVNQSTGPFHALLCVGQFFPPEAAEGDSPPGDVADYLEGRAAVPIPTYFTGDYGPTAPRLLSKAAADARGFNPGGIEICPNLFWLRGSALFNLHGLSVAYLSGRKGLGGPGCYSQDDVDALRALAEEPGIVDLFLTNEWPAGVVDGADTSKVPPQVLDPQGYDPVVAELVAEIKPRYHIAGTKGIFYAREPYVNDSSPHVTRFIGLANVGNKEKQKFIHAISPTPASTMSSADIHARPPNATLSPYAAPAKSVHVEDTPKRPAESTDLQYWRYDVKRQRQGQTDGSLLCFKYTSSGSCPRGSKCNFRHDEEAREHCQRNVCFDFLNKGKCERGPECRYAHSLTEEAAAMDAKPRSERRRVESSCWFCLSSPDVESHLVISIGDGYYCALAKGPLVPDHVLVIPVEHFPTTIAMPVEPEAELRRYKDSLGKYFEKRGKAAVYFEWVSQQSRHANLQAVPVPLSKAANVKKIFHLAAQRLGFEFSVVNPDGDANQGRELLRSQYDGKSGLFYVELPDGTLLLHIIDSGEKFPAQFGREVLAGLLSMADRADWRNCKLSKEEEVKMVDDFKQGFREFDPAE, encoded by the exons ATGGCCGCCGCCCCGTCACCGGCGCCGCCGCGGAtcctcctcgccggcgacgcccACGGCCGCCTACATCAGCTCTTCAAGCGCGTCAAATCG GTGAACCAGTCGACGGGGCCGTTCCATGCGCTGCTCTGTGTGGGGCAGTTCTTCCCGCCCGAGGCCGCCGAGGGGGACAGCCCGCCGGGGGACGTCGCGGACTATCTGGAGGGACGGGCCGCCGTGCCCATCCCGACCTACTTCACCGGTGACTACGGCCCCACTGCGCCTCGCCTCCTCTCGAAGGCCGCTGCTGACGCCCGAGGATTCAACCCCGGCGGCATCGAGATATGCCCCAACCTATTCTGGCTCAGGGGCAGCGCCCTCTTCAACCTCCACG GTTTATCGGTGGCTTACTTGTCCGGAAGGAAAGGGTTAGGAGGGCCTGGCTGCTACAGCCAAGATGACGTTGATGCCCTGCGGGCTCTTGCCGAAGAGCCAGGAATTGTTGATTTGTTCTTGAC TAACGAATGGCCAGCTGGAGTGGTGGATGGCGCTGATACTTCTAAGGTGCCTCCTCAGGTCTTGGATCCTCAGGGGTATGATCCTGTTGTTGCCGAATTGGTTGCCGAGATTAAGCCAAG ATATCACATTGCAGGTACTAAAGGTATATTTTATGCAAGGGAACCTTATGTGAATGATTCCTCTCCCCATGTTACCCGTTTTATTGGACTTGCTAATGTGGGAAACAAAGAGAAGCAG AAATTTATTCATGCGATTTCTCCTACTCCAGCATCCACCATGTCCAGTGCTGATATTCATGCGAGACCTCCAAATGCTACTTTATCACCATATGCTGCTCCAGCAAAATCTGTTCATGTTGAAGACACTCCAAAGCGTCCTGCTGAAAGCACTGATTTGCAATATTGGCGTTATGATGTCAAGCGGCAACGACAAGGGCAAACTGATGGAAGTCTATTGTGTTTCAAATATACATCCTCAGGGTCCTGTCCTCGAGGGAGTAAATGCAACTTCAGGCATGATGAGGAAGCCAGGGAACACTGTCAGAGAAATGTCTGTTTTGATTTTCTAAACAAGGGAAAATGTGAGAGGGGCCCTGAATGCAGGTATGCTCATAGCCTTACTGAAGAGGCTGCTGCAATGGATGCAAAACCCCGTAG TGAACGACGACGTGTTGAGAGCAGTTGCTGGTTCTGTTTGTCAAGTCCAGATGTCGAGTCACATCTTGTTATTAGTATCGGTGATGGTTACTACTGTGCGCTTGCAAAGGGACCACTTGTTCCGGACCATGTTCTGGTGATACCGGTTGAACACTTCCCTACTACAATAGCAATGCCTGTGGAACCTGAGGCAGAGCTCAGGAGATATAAGGATTCACTGGGCAAGTATTTTGAGAAACGAGGAAAAGCAGCAGTATACTTTGAGTGGGTTTCACAGCAGTCTCGCCATGCAAACCTTCAG GCTGTCCCCGTACCATTGTCAAAGGCAGCTAATGTTAAGAAGATCTTTCACCTAGCAGCCCAACGATTGGGATTTGAATTTTCTGTTGTGAATCCAG ATGGTGATGCTAACCAAGGTAGAGAACTGTTAAGGTCGCAGTATGACGGCAAATCGGGCTTGTTTTATGTAGAGCTCCCGGATGGCACACTACTCTTGCATATAATTGACAGTGGTGAGAAGTTCCCTGCCCAGTTTGGACGTGAG GTATTGGCGGGATTGTTAAGCATGGCAGACCGTGCAGACTGGAGGAACTGTAAGCTTTCCAAGGAAGAAGAAGTTAAGATGGTGGATGATTTTAAGCAAGGGTTCCGCGAGTTTGATCCTGCTGAATGA